A region of the Gopherus flavomarginatus isolate rGopFla2 chromosome 3, rGopFla2.mat.asm, whole genome shotgun sequence genome:
CCACTCCAGTTCAGTGCAGACACTTCTCTTCCACTCCAGCTCAGTGCAgaaaattcttcttcttcttcttgaagAGGATGTGTTTGAAAGACCTGCGGAAGTCCTGGTTGAAGATTGTGTAGATGACCGGGTTGAGGGAACTATTGCAGTACCCGATCCAGAAGAAGAACTTGAAAAGAGTCTCAGGGACCTCACATGCCTTCCGGCAGATGCCATAGAGGCTATAGCTGAAGAAGAAGGGGAACCAGCACACTACAAAGACCCCCATGACCACAGCCAGCACAAAAGTGAAGCGTTTCTCCCGGGCCTGGGTGACCTTCTTACGGCAGACGCTGCTCCTCTTCCTGCGGCGATGAGAGGAGAAGAGATCCCTGGAGCGATTGCTGGAGCGCTTGGAGGAGTAGGAGTATGAGAAGGACTGGCTCTTACTGCTTTTGTGGGGATGATCATCCCGGCTCCGCCTCCGCCTGCTCTCTGAGGTGCTGCTCTCCTCCAGCTCAATGTCCTCCAGCTCTGAGGCTTTGCGCCACTGGTGAACCGAGTAATGTCCATTCTCCCCTGGCTGCATCCTCAGTGACATGCAGCCCCGATGGGCCCGGCTCAGCCCATTCTCAGACAGGGAAGAGCCCTCGGGCACCGTGCGCTTCTCAGAAAGGGTCCTGGTCCTCAGCTTGGCCACCCGGTAGATGCGGACATAGACCAGCACCATGATCAGGCAGGGAGCGAAGAAGGAGCCAATGCAGGAAGAGAGGATGTACCAGGTTTCATCATTGAGTTTGCACAGGGGGAAGAGGTCCCCCTCGGGGTCTCGGTACACGGATATCAAGGGGGGGAAGGAAATAACGGCTGAGATGAGCCAGACAGTGAGGATGATCCCCTTGATCCTCCGTGGAGTCCGTTTGAGGTTGTACTCCACCGCCTGGGTGACAGACCAATACCTGTCCAGGCTGATGGCACACAGGTGCACAATGGAAGAAGTACAGAACAGCACATCCAGCGCCAGGTAAATGTTGCACCATGCTTTGCCGAAGTACCAGTAGTCCATGATCTCGTTGGCCAAGGAGAAAGGCATGACCAAGGTGGCCACCAGGATGTCAGCGCTGGCCAGGGACACCAGGAAGAGGTTCTGTGGAGCTCGCAGCGCCTTGCTGGTCAGCACTGCGATCACCACCAGCACGTTGCCCACGATGGTGAAGACGATCAGGAAACTCACCACGGCTGCCAAACTGGCCACAGCCCCAGGGGAGTAGTGAGAGGGAGGCTGCTGTAGgggcgaggaggaagaggaggggaaggcaAGGGATCCATTGGGGGTGCCAGCACTGATGTTCATCAGCACCAGCAGATCCATAGTGGTAGTGGGAGGATCCTAGACAGCCATGGGGGTCAACCTCCCAGCCCCAGAGACCAAGCCACTGGGGCTGCCTCTCCAAGTTGGTGCCTTCATCCCTACCAGTGGAGAGGAGGCTGCTTCCTTCTGTCACACAGCGAGCTGGAGAGTGGGGCTCCCCTccgtctccctcccccccaacaaaaTATCCGGCCCCCTCCCCCCGTTGCAGGCTTTCCTTCTTGCTAAGTACCCAGGCACATGGCCGAGCCCAGGAACTGCCGGCACCGGGCGGACTCTGCCTTCCCCCCGCTCCTGTAATCCTGCCGGGGACAGCGGAGGTCCGGAGGCGCCCAGGGGTGCAGGTAACCCCTCTCCGCGCCGCTCACCCGGGTCAGGAGAGCGCCCCTGGCTCGCTGGCCCCTTGCACGGAGAGCTCCCAGGCGGCGGCTGCAATCCCATTAGGCAGCGCCTCCTCCCTTCGCCCCGCGCCGGAGCGAGCTCGGCGCGAAGTAGCAGCTGCCCGCTCGCTCCGCTGTAATCTCACATGCGGCTCCCCATCAGCTGCCTGCCCGAGCCATCTGAGCATGCTCCGTCCCAGCCCCGCAGCAGCCGCTGCCTGAACCCGGCACCCGCCCCTCGCTCGCTGCTGCGGgctgcagccccccccagcccggTGGCACCGCGCCCCCCTCGGTTCCCTTGTCCCGTCTAGGCACCGCAAACCCGCCCCGTGCTGCGGGCGGAGGGCGACACGCGGCTGCGATCCAGCGGCCCCTCCATCTAGTTAGCGCGGACCCGCCTtgggttggtttttgtttgggTCCCTCCCTCCCTATACTTCCTCTTCACTTTGCACCCAGCATTGGCGCCACTGTCTGATCGTCACTCTGTCTGCTCGGCCGGCCGCGGGCTCCTGGCGCCGATTCGGAATCAGCCCTCGCAGCTATTGTCATTTATTATCACAGCGCTAACTCTGGGCGTCTGATCGCGCCTCGCACACCGCCGTGTGAACGGGCAGGTAAATGCCGAGCCCGCTAGAGGTCGCTCTGACCATGCCCATCCCATAGCAGCTCGTGGTAGAAAGCCTAGGGCGGTGAAGCGGAACACAGCAGCATGTTGTGTCCCAGCTGTGTGTTATGTGAGTAACATGAAAGGCGCTGGCAGTTTGTAGGACCTTGCAGAGGGGGGTTGGATTTCTTTCTTTATCGGGATTTCGTTTTAAGCCTTGTACATCTAGCATGctgcttcctccccccccccaaaaaaaaaaaaagtctgccgCTCCCTCTGCACTCTAGCTGGAATTCATTGGAAAGATGGTTTATAACTGATCTTTAAAAGTGCACCGTGTTTGCGTTTAGATCCGCAGATCAGCTTGAAATAAATAGATCGGATTCAGGGATGCAACGGAACCTCACAGACATGAGGTTATGGGCAACCaactctgggtttttttgtttgtttaattctgCTCTCCTCCAGCTCAATGTCCTCCAGCTCTGAGGCTTCGCGCCACTGGTGAACCGAGTAATGTCCATTCTCCCCTGGCTGCATCCTCAGTGACATGCAGCCCCGATGGGCCCGGCTCAGCCCATTCTCAGACAGGGAAGAGCCCTCGGGCACCGTGATCGCATAGGAAAGAATGCTTCCCTTTATAGGTGGAATTAAGGGTAATATTCTTCTAGAGCCTGGTCTTCCTATTTAAGGCAAAACTCCATCTGATTTTGATGGTAGCAGTATTGGGCCCTTAATGATCTGAAAGGGCTTTTTAAATTCAGGAAATAAGTCTTGCTCTCTGGAAGAACTCCCTGGCGTAGGAGACTATTATTATTCTCTGGTATCTGAGTACCAGGTTCAGAATGTGATGTTCCCTTGTGTTCATTTCTTGTGGACAAGTTGAAGGCTATAACAGGGAATGTTGAGCTGTTTTCCTCACTCAGAACACAGACCTTTGCACCTGTCCACAAGACATGAGCTAAAAACATAAGCACAACAGCAACAAATATGTTACTTCCTTTTCTGAACATCCTGTCTTCTCTGAGTCTGTCTTTTAGAGTACAAGTTCTTGGggcagactctctctctctcagtgctgaAAACCAGTACTTTAGTAATTGAAATTGCTGTGTGCTTTAGTGAAGCAGTGAAATTGCCAgtgctttaataataataatataattttgCTCACACAGTTAGCCCATTGCTTTCAGGTGAGCTGGCCTTAGAATTCAGTGTCTAATCCCATTAGTGTTAGTGGGGGCTCTGAATTCAGAGCAATATGTGGCCTTTAAGGCTAAGCTTGTGTTGACAGAGCTGTATGGAGATGTTTGTGTATTACCAGCCAGTACTGTGTTTGCCTCTTGTAGCTTCTTTATTAATCCTGCACGCTCATGAGCACCAAAGGCACATTGGAATATTTAAACAGTAAGGATGTGTTTGTTGCTAACAAGAGCGGCTTTTATTGAACATAGCTTAGTTATTTTATAAAGGATTGAGTCAACAATGATCAGACAGGCTATTGCTTGATTAAGTGCTAATAACATCCCCATATTAcaactttaaaaaatgcaaaacaaatatATGCTATATAATAATTCTTGCCTCGTGAAAATTAGGGAAATGCTGAATATCTTTTTAAACAGATGTTGTCAGAATGATGGCTTTTTACAAATTTAAGGCTCTTAGAGCATAGTAATGGAGGGCTGGCAGGGACcacaagaggtcatccagtctaaccccacatgctgaggcaggaaaaaataaatgtcaaTGTCTAGGGAAATTTAAATGC
Encoded here:
- the ADRA2C gene encoding alpha-2C adrenergic receptor, which encodes MDLLVLMNISAGTPNGSLAFPSSSSSPLQQPPSHYSPGAVASLAAVVSFLIVFTIVGNVLVVIAVLTSKALRAPQNLFLVSLASADILVATLVMPFSLANEIMDYWYFGKAWCNIYLALDVLFCTSSIVHLCAISLDRYWSVTQAVEYNLKRTPRRIKGIILTVWLISAVISFPPLISVYRDPEGDLFPLCKLNDETWYILSSCIGSFFAPCLIMVLVYVRIYRVAKLRTRTLSEKRTVPEGSSLSENGLSRAHRGCMSLRMQPGENGHYSVHQWRKASELEDIELEESSTSESRRRRSRDDHPHKSSKSQSFSYSYSSKRSSNRSRDLFSSHRRRKRSSVCRKKVTQAREKRFTFVLAVVMGVFVVCWFPFFFSYSLYGICRKACEVPETLFKFFFWIGYCNSSLNPVIYTIFNQDFRRSFKHILFKKKKKNFLH